In Calothrix sp. PCC 7507, one DNA window encodes the following:
- a CDS encoding carbohydrate ABC transporter permease codes for MFDISRRRLSYRWNITENLGGYLFMLPTILVLGTFVVLPILYAVFLSLQKVQLLGGIEYEFIGFRNFTRVVEDERVWIALRNTAEYVAIVVPTQTILALVLAVTLNSGIRGKNWWRILYFLPTVTSSAVLTLIFMWIYNTDGLLNDFLAFVGLPTYNWLGDPAIALKGIMIMNIWSTAPFYMVIYLAALQDIPQSLYEAAEIDGANGWQRFIYVTIPLLRPVTFFVIAVGVIGTFQLFDQSYIFSGGTGGPNNATLTVVLLIYQAVFRNLQMGYAAAIAFLLAAVIIAITLIQRRLFGGERI; via the coding sequence ATGTTTGATATCAGCAGGCGACGCTTGAGCTACAGATGGAACATCACGGAAAACCTTGGTGGCTATCTGTTCATGCTACCCACCATTCTAGTTTTAGGGACTTTTGTCGTACTACCAATCCTCTACGCTGTGTTTCTGTCTTTGCAAAAAGTCCAACTGCTGGGGGGAATTGAGTACGAATTCATTGGCTTTCGCAATTTCACGCGCGTGGTTGAAGATGAACGAGTTTGGATTGCTTTGAGAAACACAGCCGAATATGTCGCCATTGTTGTCCCTACACAAACAATCTTGGCTTTAGTTCTAGCAGTCACTCTCAATTCTGGCATTCGCGGTAAAAACTGGTGGCGTATCCTTTACTTTTTACCCACTGTCACCTCTTCCGCCGTCCTCACACTCATCTTCATGTGGATTTACAACACCGATGGGCTACTCAATGATTTTCTCGCTTTTGTGGGGCTGCCTACTTATAACTGGTTGGGCGATCCAGCGATCGCCCTCAAGGGCATTATGATCATGAATATTTGGTCAACAGCACCGTTTTATATGGTGATTTACCTAGCCGCATTGCAAGATATCCCCCAGTCGCTGTATGAGGCGGCAGAAATTGATGGGGCTAATGGCTGGCAAAGGTTTATTTATGTGACTATTCCTTTACTTCGGCCTGTCACCTTCTTTGTCATCGCGGTGGGGGTAATTGGCACTTTTCAACTGTTTGATCAGTCTTATATTTTCTCTGGTGGTACTGGCGGCCCAAATAACGCTACTTTGACGGTGGTGTTGCTGATTTACCAAGCGGTATTTCGGAATTTACAGATGGGTTATGCAGCTGCGATCGCCTTTTTATTGGCAGCTGTAATCATTGCCATCACTCTGATTCAACGGCGGCTTTTTGGAGGCGAAAGAATTTGA
- a CDS encoding helix-turn-helix transcriptional regulator, translating into MLTNADLKNINTQALTQMQQELVQLSRTVEQLGTIVLTSDLKVYVMTPKAWELLREYFSISSDARTHLPENLLRWIRHQISQLNQSEETCSLCLPLQLEREGKQLVVRLITEQLGKQYLLLLEEKILHSLSAELLELLGLTKREAEVLFWVTQDKSDKEIATILNLSAGTIKKHLEHIYQKLGVQTRIAAVMYALKSLGMLKC; encoded by the coding sequence ATGCTAACAAACGCAGACCTCAAAAATATCAACACTCAAGCACTAACTCAAATGCAGCAGGAGTTAGTGCAGTTGAGCCGAACTGTAGAGCAGTTAGGTACAATTGTTTTGACAAGCGACCTCAAAGTCTATGTCATGACTCCTAAAGCTTGGGAATTACTGAGAGAATATTTCTCAATTTCGTCAGATGCTAGAACTCATTTGCCAGAGAATTTGCTCAGGTGGATTAGGCATCAAATATCCCAGTTAAACCAAAGTGAAGAGACATGTTCGCTCTGTTTACCATTGCAGTTAGAGCGAGAAGGAAAACAACTGGTTGTGCGTCTGATTACGGAACAATTGGGGAAGCAATATCTACTATTACTGGAGGAGAAAATCCTACACTCACTTTCGGCAGAATTACTTGAGTTGTTAGGGTTGACTAAGCGTGAAGCAGAAGTTTTGTTCTGGGTCACTCAAGATAAAAGTGATAAAGAAATTGCGACAATCTTGAATCTTAGTGCTGGAACAATTAAGAAACACCTGGAACACATATACCAAAAGCTTGGGGTTCAAACTCGAATTGCAGCCGTAATGTATGCTCTTAAGAGCTTAGGGATGCTCAAATGTTAA
- a CDS encoding ABC transporter substrate-binding protein, translated as MGNPTPKNVNKRKLFNFLLLVVAIALFFIAYHDLQLTSAPSTATTIKLSGWGGNLVEQKLLKQVLQDFEAQHPKIKVKYEVISDQYMDVLKTRLVGEAAPDVFYLDALEAPFLMSQNVLEPLDRYIAPEFDLADFEANLLNSFKYENQIYGLPKDYSTLSLFYNKKAFATAGLTNPPTTWDELRAYSQQLTGKLNRYGLGVVPELARQAYKIKAFGGQIVDQNGDATFASEVGLQGLQLVVNQYQKDRSSVQKSDVGTSSGSEMFGQSKVAMVIEGNWAIPYLTETFPKLEFATAEIPAINDKKGTMVFTVAYVMNKQAKHKAEAWELISYLTGKVGMEKWTGTGFALPTRKSVAEKLGYDRDPLRSPFVAGVDYAMPWQVGKYPGAIVNNFDNQFISALLGQQPLKQAMVKAQNEANKQIKAME; from the coding sequence ATGGGGAATCCCACCCCTAAAAATGTGAACAAGCGCAAATTGTTTAACTTTTTGTTACTGGTAGTTGCGATCGCACTCTTTTTTATTGCTTACCACGATCTACAGCTAACCAGCGCACCCTCAACCGCAACTACCATTAAACTCAGTGGCTGGGGAGGTAATCTTGTGGAGCAAAAACTCTTGAAGCAGGTTTTACAAGACTTTGAAGCACAGCACCCCAAGATTAAAGTCAAATATGAAGTCATTTCCGACCAATACATGGATGTGCTGAAAACCCGCTTGGTAGGAGAAGCAGCCCCCGATGTCTTCTATCTGGATGCTCTGGAAGCTCCTTTTTTGATGAGTCAGAATGTCTTGGAACCGCTAGATAGATATATTGCTCCCGAATTCGACTTAGCAGACTTTGAGGCGAACTTACTCAATAGCTTCAAGTATGAAAACCAAATTTATGGTCTCCCCAAAGACTATTCTACTCTGTCCCTGTTTTATAACAAAAAAGCCTTTGCTACAGCAGGGTTAACAAATCCGCCGACAACTTGGGATGAATTACGCGCCTACTCCCAGCAGCTAACAGGTAAACTCAATAGATATGGCTTGGGAGTAGTTCCAGAATTAGCGCGTCAAGCTTACAAAATTAAAGCTTTTGGTGGGCAAATCGTTGACCAAAATGGTGATGCTACCTTTGCCAGTGAGGTAGGTTTACAGGGATTGCAGTTGGTGGTAAATCAGTATCAAAAAGACCGCTCCTCTGTCCAAAAATCTGATGTGGGGACAAGTTCGGGTAGTGAAATGTTTGGTCAAAGCAAGGTAGCAATGGTAATTGAGGGCAATTGGGCAATTCCCTATCTGACAGAAACTTTTCCTAAGTTGGAGTTTGCTACCGCAGAAATACCTGCAATTAACGATAAAAAAGGTACTATGGTGTTTACCGTTGCCTACGTGATGAATAAACAAGCAAAACATAAAGCCGAAGCCTGGGAACTGATTTCCTATCTCACAGGTAAAGTAGGGATGGAGAAGTGGACAGGAACAGGGTTTGCACTGCCAACACGTAAATCAGTAGCTGAGAAATTGGGTTATGATCGAGATCCGTTGCGATCGCCTTTTGTGGCTGGTGTTGATTATGCCATGCCCTGGCAAGTTGGTAAGTATCCAGGGGCAATTGTCAACAACTTTGATAACCAATTCATTAGCGCCTTATTGGGGCAACAACCATTAAAGCAGGCAATGGTGAAGGCACAGAATGAAGCGAATAAGCAAATCAAAGCAATGGAATAA
- the arfB gene encoding alternative ribosome rescue aminoacyl-tRNA hydrolase ArfB — translation MLQISHKIIIPDSEIEISAIRSQGAGGQNVNKVSTAIHLRFDIEASSLPAFYKEQLLNLNDRRITQEGVVVIKAQEHRSQEQNREEAMHRLQQLVKSAITLKKKRKSTKPTRSSQKKRLDSKTKRGQIKSTRRQVID, via the coding sequence ATGCTCCAAATTTCTCACAAAATCATCATCCCCGATAGCGAAATCGAAATTAGCGCGATTCGCTCCCAAGGTGCAGGTGGTCAAAATGTCAACAAGGTTTCTACAGCTATCCATTTACGCTTTGACATTGAGGCTTCATCATTACCCGCTTTCTACAAAGAACAGCTTTTGAATCTAAACGACCGACGCATTACTCAAGAGGGAGTCGTTGTGATCAAAGCCCAAGAACACCGCAGCCAAGAACAGAACCGAGAGGAGGCAATGCATAGACTTCAACAACTGGTTAAAAGCGCCATTACACTGAAGAAAAAACGCAAATCGACGAAACCAACTCGCAGCTCTCAAAAAAAACGTCTTGACAGTAAAACTAAGCGCGGACAAATTAAATCTACCAGAAGGCAGGTCATTGATTAA